Part of the Pyricularia oryzae 70-15 chromosome 3, whole genome shotgun sequence genome, CAGGGCTGAGCAGTTGCCGTTTGGATTGCGTGCAGGCCCGTTTTGGGTAGTAAAATGGTGCCGCAGGGCGTTTAATTTCGTCTGAACGTCGCGTCAgatatttttttctctttttttctttttcgttgCTTTTCTGTTACCCGTGATGAAAAAAAGCCGATCCCAGAGTCTGGTCGCAAAAGTGCAATATCCCAAGTTTGGTAGGTTTTGTTATCACGCAGGTAGATACAAAAAGGGCTCATTTCTGGTTCCCGTTGCGTTCAGGTTTCGTCGCTGCTGCAAACAGGAAGGTGACTTGTAGCAGAGCTTGGTAGCTTGCAACGCTGACCGGGGGGGCTTATATGGATTGCAGGGTCCGAATATACAGTGGTGCGTACTATATTAGAAAAAAACTCCCACCGAGGCATATCGCATGCAGGAACTGGAACACTGGTCATGactcgcaaaaaaaaaagagatcgaACACCTGCGAACATGACATGCAACCAGAAAAGAACAAAGTGGTGTGGGTACCTACTGTGTTCACCTGGCTTTTAAAGTAGAGTGGGACACATACGAGATCTGGTCTGTCGGCTGCATAAAAACATTACTGGGTGCACGTTGATGCATGCAAACATTGTTCCGATTTTTGATTTACAGTAGTTTAAAAAACGGGATTGCAAATTTGCAAGATTCCTCGGGTCTGTCAATCGAGGAATGAGACGTGCAAACATGAGCAAAAGATCTGCAAACTTTTGGTTGCGTCGACGCTTTTCGCAAACTAGGTTACACCCTCAAAAGGGTTTATGCTCTGTTTATATTTACTACAAAAGTATGTGAACCCCAAATCCAACTCAATTATCGATCGCGCCGCCGCACGAGCTCTCATGCCAAGAACATCCACATCGGTACCGACATCCCCCGCGGACGCAAACCGTAATTAGTCCGGAGGTTCCGAGAGGGTGATCGGACCTCTTTGATCGATTTTCCCATCGGTTCCGTGGTTGAGTTTTTCGATATCGCGGCTCAAAGTCTCCGAACCCTTGCGCAATCCATTCCCTTCGACTGCGAGATTTTgatcaaaaaaaagtccatgctttttttttctctctttttttgtttcttcttttttccttttttgcaGTTTTCTCTACAACATACAGTGGTGCCACGTCCCTTTTACATGCGATTGGCTTAAGCTTAATTTTCTGACTTGGTGAGCGCATGAACAACGTCGAGCACAGTAAAGTCTCAAGGGATGAAGCCTATCCTCCTAGTGTTTGGCCAACCTAGTGTGTGTATACTAGTTGTTCAGACAAAGGCCCCGATAAAGAAAATCTACAGCATAACCAAAATTGACGTTTGTGTGGTTCCGGGGGGAGTTTGAACAAGAGAGGAATTCAACCGCATAGCCGTTTTCCCGCCTGGGTAGATCTGTCTGACAAGTTTCACAAATTGGGGTAAACTGCCTGCCCTTGGTCCTTTGTTTTCATGTACTGTATCTGGTTCAGGGATCAGGATGGTATGCATTTTccaaggaaaaaagaaacggcACGAGCACATCCCGGGGGTCCCAGGTACCGGGTTCATTACTCGCAACAAATCATGATCGGGAttggaggacgaggacccTTAACTAAAAGTAGAGCCGCGGACAGCAGTCTTGGGGGTGCGACATGGGCGACGGATGCGCGCTACAGAACCAAGCTTTGCCTGGGAAAGTTCATCTCATTAGCAGCaagcttccttttttttcttttttctttttttgtctttttttttcttctgatCTAtcttctattcgccgggctGGGATCCTGGGGAAGGAGATCAGAAAcgacaaaaggaaaagatcaTGTCGAGAGGGACGAGACCGGCGACGATGGATTTCGACCCCGTCACTCAACCCGAGCTCTTCGGCACGGACAACAAGAAGAGCACAATCTACACGGTCAACTTTGTGCTGCTGACCTTTGCCACCATCCTGGTCGCGCTGCGGTTCTACACGCGCTTCTACATCCTCAACCTCGTGGGCGCGGACGACTGGCTGGTTCTGTTGTCGCTGGTTTTCTTTGCGGCCCTGGTCGCCTGTGAGCTTTTGCGTACGTCGCGACGGTGGCTGCGAAGCCGTTCTGGAGACTGGAGGGCTGATGGACAAAGATTGCTGACTGGGTCGACTGTTGACGAATAGTGGAAAGTCGAGGCCTCGGGCATCACATCGGGACGCTACCAAAGCCAGATGGATTCAAGATATATTTGCAGGTACGTCCGTCTGGCCGATGAACAatttgttgcttttttttcctccctcCGCTGACCACCTTCCAGACCTTTTGGGTCTCGATCCAAATCTACAACTTTGCCGTCGCCATCATCAAGATGGCCTTTTTAGCACAATACTACCGCATCATGACGCTCAAAAAGATGCGGCAGTGGGTTCTAATCGTCACCGGCATCGTGGGAGCCTGGAGCATGTAAGAACGGCGACTCCAGAAGCACGACGGTCGGGCTTTGCTGACCAAGACTTGACAAATTTCAGCTCACAGATCTTCATGGGCATATTCATCTGCGTGCCTGTTTCGGGATTCTGGGACCCGAGACCCGACATGAGATGCCTCCCCGAGCTGACGACCTGTACGTGCTGCGCCACCACAAAACGACTGACCATCGCCCGAAGCTAACACTCGTATGTCCAGGGTACGCAAACGCCATTGGCAACATAATCGCCGACCTCATGATCATCGTGCTACCACTGCCAATGATCAAGGGGCTGAACCTCCCAGGCACGCAAAAGCTGGTCCTGGTTGGAATCTTTTGCTTGGGTTTCTTGTAAGCCCCCCCAATGCCATCAACCCATCATCCTGCTCTCGCAAACTAACACCCATCCAAAGCACAACCTCCATCAGCGCCAGCCGGATCCGCTTCCTCGGCACGCCGGTCGACGTGACGTTCGAAAACCCCGAAGCCGAGTACTGGTCGCTCGCGGAGATCTGCAGCGGCATCGTGTGCGCGGTGCTGCCGACGCTGCGGCCGCTGGCGGGCAAGTACCTCCCGACGCTGTTTGGCAGCCGcttcagcagcagcgggtCGTACTTCATCTCGGCGCGGCGGCAGACGTGGCAGCCCAAGGGCACGACGAGCGGGCTGCACACGTCGTCGCTGGCCCACTCGACGCAGCAGCGCCGCCACAAGGGCCACGGCGGCAACAGCGCCGCCGGCGCGACGACCACGACGAGCAGCCGCGCGCCGCcggccgaggacgaggagcagCTGACCCCCGGCGGCTACAGCGATATCGGCAAGCCGCTGTCCACCATCGACAGCAACGAGGAGGGCGCGGCGGAGGAGGGGCGCGCGGGCATCGCCAGGGGGGACGTGATGGAGATGCAGGGCATGGCGGGAGGGGGAGGAGGGGCGAGGAGGACGCCGGAGCCCGTGTATCCGGATAGAGTCTACGCGGGCAACACCGGGCAGCCGCCCACGTCGGTGTCGGCTAACAGGCGGTGGGATGGGGTTCATGCGCCGCCGAGGGGCCCTCCCATGGCGGGAATAATGGTGCAGCGGGAAGTTGTGATACAAGAAGAGCCCCGACCTATTTGAGCGTGGGAGGGTattttttggttttattttacttttttctcaaAAAAACTAGATGGTCTAGTTATTTATGCAATCATTAATCTTGTCTCTTTTGGGTTGAAGCCTGTCCACACACAATCACTGAATCTTTTCCGACGTGGCATGTTAGAGGCTTTTCCTCTTTGCGAGTCTGGACGGTTTGACTTGATTAAAGATCATCCTACTTGACTCCAAATAAGTATCGATAAAGATCAAACTTATATATATCATGTTCTCTATATGGCGTAGCGTCTCGACGGGTGATCCCGGTCTTCAAAGTTTCGCAGGTTGCCACATTATGCCCAAAAGGGAATATGGGTAGGATCGTCGGTACTAAGTTTAACTCGCACGTTTCAAGCTACACAAAACGTATTAGTCAATCTTTGGTTAGAGGAAATGACGCACATGTCAATGCAACAGAACTGCAAAAAGGGAAGGTTGTTTTGCCTTGAATTGTTCGAGTACAGACCACTGACTTTGAACCACAACTTATTTTTCAGAAAATCGCAACTGTTCTTTGTGGTGAGTGGCTTGCGACTTGGATGAAAGATTTCGAGTCTATTAGCTGCTTGCATACGGATAAATTGCCGTTGTTATAGGCTAGGCCAACGCCAGTGCACCTGTTAGGTACCCAAAAGATGCTATTACAGACGgtaaaagaaaggaaaagggaAACAGAGGAAAGAGATCTTGGCCCTCCCTCCTCTTATAGTCAAGGTACAGATCATTCCCGCTTATAGTAAGTATCTAGAGATACGTGCAACCAGACCATAGGACACGCCATGCGGCCCAGCAGAAAAAAGGCACCCGTTGGGAGTCGTGGTGGGCAAAACTTGCGGCAACGGTAGCTTTCCCTTTGCTGGAGCTCTCACAAAGCCATAGATACCAATATAGGTTTCAGTAGCAGAAGGATCCTGGATCATACGTCTATGTGCGCAGCTAAGCAATATATGAATTTTTCTGGCGCACGAGTTGATCTAGTTTGCTCGCGATCCAGGGACTAGCGCAAACAAAGTTACCAGACACAAAAAACAACGTACTCTTGAAGTAATGGTTGACAACACACAAGCGGCAAGCCGCAACTTGTAGGAATATTCCGAATTTGTGGTCAAGATAACAACAATATTCCCAAAGGAGATTGAGCGAGTAATGAGCTCCTATCAACCCGTCAAATTCTCGTCTGCCTCTTTTCGCTCACGCCGGGCAGGCTGGGGCTGCTTTTGGCAAGACCATACTGGTAAATAACGATACAGAAACATATAACCTGCCGCAAAACTACTTTGCAAGTGTCCAACATCACACAATTCTCAGTCCTTACGCCAAGACTTTGGCACAGGCAAACATGTTTGCGTGTTTTGCTCGGTTGTATAGCCGAAAGGTCGAGGTCTCTAATTCATAACGACCTCCACGCCGTGGTAAACAAGGCCCCGGTTCCCGCTTGGTCTCACTACTTATCGGGTGATAGCTCAGTTGTCCACTGCAACTTGGACGCATGCCTAATCCTCTGTGGGTGAACGTCTCGACTTTGAGAGCGGCATGGATCACATAATCGATTCCAGGATGCATGCACAATGATTCAAACCAAATACACCAAAAAATCACACAACACACCTACAGCAGCAACCCCGCAACCACCAAAGGCCCCACCCACCATCCCCCAGGCCCAACCGCCCCAGCCGCGTTCCCCATATCGACCCCCTCCCTCGGCCTCTGCACCATCTCCGTGAAGGAACCCACAATGTTGCCCCGGGGCCAGTACTGGCAGACGAGGAACCACCtcgcgccgccgtcgtccccGCCGCCGCACAGCTTCCTCCCGCAGCCCACGTCGCTCGTGTCCCTCCACACCATCTGCGTAAAGTGGCCGGTGCGGTCGTCGAACTCGCCGCTGCCAAAGTCGTAGCGGCGCCGCTCGTCGCCCCACGCCACCACGCCCACCGCCGCGTCGGCGTACCCCAGGGCCAGGTTCTCGCCGTAGGGCCCGCCCGAGTGCGCAAGCTCGCAGCGGGACGGGGTGGCGACCTCGTCGAGGTGCGAGGCGGACGAGTCGGCCAGCGTGTCGTTCCACTCGAGGTCCGGGGCGGAATGCTGCGATCGGAAGCGGTTGTGGGTCGTCAGCATGGCGGCTTGGAAGTCGTCGCTGCGCGTGTAGGATGGTTCGTCGGTTGGGCTGGCGGGGTTGGCGGTTATGGTGCGGGTTTCTTGCGGGATGGCGGATGTGGTGCCGATGGatgcgaggaggaggattgCGGGCAGCATTTTGGCTGTTGTCGCACAGGAATATTATACAGTATTAGAGtttaatttatttattaCGTGGGTAAAGTTTGTAACTTTGATTGTTCTCATAGATCGCCAGATATGCACAGATCGTACCCAAAACGAGCACAAATGTGGTGCGAATGCAATCAAGGTTGAGTTGACATGTTGCATCCAAAGAGCGGGCCGCTACCCCAGGTTAAACCCCCAGGAAACCCCAGGAAACCCCCAGGAAACGGCATCTTTGCAAAGCTTGGCCAACgcaaacggcccaaaaaccgggTATCTTGGGTTTTGTTGCCATGCTTCTTTTGCGAGGCGATTGGTTGTCAATAAAAGTCCGTGGGCTTATTGCCAGGATTTTGACATGACGTAGTGGCCGACTGGCAAGCCTTGCTTGGCTTCATCATCAGATGTGTCTAGGGTTAGGGTATAGATCGTTTCCGCTAAGCAAAGGTGCGATATCCGAACCACGGCTAGACGGCAAGACGGGTATCTCTGATAGAGAATCTCTGCGGGTTAGCGTCTACTAGATCTGGTATAGCGCCATGCGGCCAATCTCTTACTGCCCGGACCTTAGCCTCCGTCACTAGACTAGCCTCCCGACCCCCAGCCACCCCAGCTTCTAGCAGGTGTTGTAGATGCTTTACCCGGTGATAGCTACCGCGGGTGGATTGACGTGTGGGTCAACTGTCGACCTCGCATGTGATGAAGCCTTGGGACGACAACAAATAGATTCCTCCTCGTAGCAAACCCATGATACGCACGATAAATAATCTGAAAATATTCAATCCGCGCAGTCGGCGCTAGACATAAAGTTGCTTGCACATTAACAGCTCAATCTGTAGCACCAAAGATGCACAACCAAAATCGGAGACTCCCGCCATGATTAAATTGCTAGCGATTGGGTAAGCAAGTCCGCCACACCTTCCATGCCCCCCCAAGACCCCTTTTCGAAAAAGTGTGGTAGCTtatcttttttcccctccaaAAGTCATTGACGTAGTTGAGTGGTGCAAAGCAATCGGTTGGTCGGACCTTACCCTACCCACGTGGCCAGAAAATATTAGATTAGACTAGACGAACTTGACACAAAAGAAACGCGCCGctagagaagaagaagaaagagcgATTAAAGTTTTTTCCCGACCGTTCGGCATGGGATCTGGGACGCTGCTTCCTAGGTCTAGAGTCTAGGCAACCATTAGAACCCCGCGTTTTGTGCTACAAAAGAGGGTAGATGAACCTGGGCGTCTCTCCTTGCTCCCATCTACCTGGTACCAGTGCGCTCGATTCATTCCAGTAGTCAAACATTTCTTTGCTCATCCCTTTTGAACCATGGAGAGCAGCAAGGTTGCAGATGTCGGAGAGGCCGGGAGCAGCTCGTCCATCAATGAGGCCCCGGCCAGCCTTCATGACATCGCCGACGGATATGATTCCGAGATGGAAGGACTGACCATCTACGAGAAAAAGGCTCTGCTGGTCAATCGCGAGCTAGCAGCCCAGGGTATGGGACGATACCAGTGGATGGTCTTTTTGCTCTGTGGGTTCGGGTACTTTCTAGACCTGTTGTACGTTCAAGTCCACGCTCCCCTTGCCACAAAAGGTACCCTGTCCCTACACAGCCCGTTAATGGAAAAACCAAACACCACAGGTGGGCCCAAGCCTTTGGCCTCATCCTCCCGTCGATCAAGCAGGAATTCGGCTTCAGCGCCGTGGACTCGGGCAACCTCAGCACGGCCTTCAACGCAGGGCTGACGGCGGGGGCGCTCTTCTGGGGCGTGGTCACGGACATCATCGGGCGGTACTGGGCCTTCAACTTCACGGTGCTGATCGCCAGCGTCTTTGGCATCTGCCTGGGGGCGCCCGACTCGTACAACggcgtgctggtgctggccgcCTTTGTCGGcatcggcgtcggcggcaacGTCCCCATCGACACCACCATCTGCCTCGAGCTGCTGCCGCGCGGCAAGCGTTGGCTCCTCCCCACGCTGTCCGTCTTTCAGCCCCTCGGCGTCATCGTCTGCTCCGCCATCGCCTACGGCTTCATCCCAAACTACTCGTGCGCCACCGACCTCGAGTCGTGCAGCAACGTCGCCGCCGGGCAGCCCTGCTGCGGCAAGCGCGACAATTGGGGCTGGCGCTACACCATGTTTACGATTGGGTCCATCACCATCGCGGCGTGGATCGCGCGCTTCTTCCTCTTCAAGTTCAAGGAGTCGCCCAAGTTTCTGCTGTTTCGCGGCCGggacgccgacgccgtcgAGGTGCTGCAGTACATTGCAGACTTCAACAAGGTCCCCTGCACCATCTCGGTCGAGAGCTTTGAGAATCTCGGTGAGGATGAGGGCCCGACTTCGGCTGGTgtcgaggggagggagggtcGCATCGTGTTGGGCTCTGGCGAGAGGCAGAAGAATCTGTCCTTGTTTCAAAAGTTCAAGTTTGAAATGTCGCGACTCCAGGTGCTCTTTAGCAGTCCTGTTATGACCTGGCTGACTGTTTGCGTCTTTCTCGTCTACTGCTTCGACTACGTATGTTCTTGCAGCTCTTGCCATGTTTATTCCTCACCCTTCATCCCATCAACTTAACTTTATCAAGCTAACTTTTGTCTCTTCCAGTTCGCCTTCTCCATCTCGGGCGCGTTCCTCCCCACCATCCTCCGCAACCGCGGCACcgagctcggcctcggcctgcaGTGGACCTACCTATCCTACATCTACATCAAGCTCTTTGGCATCCCCGGCGTGCTGGCCGGCACGACCATCTACAAGTGGCGGCGGCTGTCAATGGTGGTGTCGTCTGCGCTCTTTGGCGGCATGCTCTTTGCCTTTACCGCCGTCCACGACGCAAACAGCTACATTGGCATCAGCGGGCTCGTCTACTGCTTCCAGAGCATGTTCAACGCCATCCTCTACGGCATGACGCCAGAGTTCTTCCCGGCTCCCGTCAGGGGCACGGCGTGCGGCGCCGCGTCGTTTTTCGGTCGCGTCTTTGGCATCATTGCGCCGCTGGTGGGCGCGAGGGTGTTGGCCGTCAGTCAGAATGGGGTTCTGTACCTGGCTGGGAGCAGTGCTTTCGTCAGTACGATATTTGTTTGCCTGATTCCTGGGAGGTTTATTGGTGGCCAGAGCTATTGATGGTGGTTTGATCGGGTGGTGAGAAGCTCGGGTATTATTTACAGTTATTATAGACAGTGCGCGCTTTATTAGTTCTAGAATTAGAAGGTATTATTTGTCGGGACCGAATCGATGATACATGACTGCGAAGCTAGGGCTTTTTTTCCCGATGTGCGTTGCCGGCCATGCAGCAGTGCGCAGCCTAGCCAGATTCGGCAGCGGGAACAGCAAATTCCAGCGTCAGCTCTAGCCGTAGTCTACAGATTTAGCAGCTTGTTGCATATAGCCAGAAAAATATTTTTCGGGTACCATGTATCTTTAAGAGACACTAGACTAGGCGAAGCTCTCAAGCCTGCAGAATACTATAGATTTGGGTCGTCTACCAAACAGGCGGACGCACGCGGCTAGCTCTGGTCTCGTCAATGTTGTGGCAGAAAAACACCACTCACTCTGGATTTTTTGACTGCTAGTGCATCAACCGAAAGCTAAATTTGGATGCCAGCATCGCCAACATGCCATGGGCAACTGCCAAGGGAAATTCTTGC contains:
- a CDS encoding membrane transporter, whose protein sequence is MESSKVADVGEAGSSSSINEAPASLHDIADGYDSEMEGLTIYEKKALLVNRELAAQGMGRYQWMVFLLCGFGYFLDLLWAQAFGLILPSIKQEFGFSAVDSGNLSTAFNAGLTAGALFWGVVTDIIGRYWAFNFTVLIASVFGICLGAPDSYNGVLVLAAFVGIGVGGNVPIDTTICLELLPRGKRWLLPTLSVFQPLGVIVCSAIAYGFIPNYSCATDLESCSNVAAGQPCCGKRDNWGWRYTMFTIGSITIAAWIARFFLFKFKESPKFLLFRGRDADAVEVLQYIADFNKVPCTISVESFENLGEDEGPTSAGVEGREGRIVLGSGERQKNLSLFQKFKFEMSRLQVLFSSPVMTWLTVCVFLVYCFDYFAFSISGAFLPTILRNRGTELGLGLQWTYLSYIYIKLFGIPGVLAGTTIYKWRRLSMVVSSALFGGMLFAFTAVHDANSYIGISGLVYCFQSMFNAILYGMTPEFFPAPVRGTACGAASFFGRVFGIIAPLVGARVLAVSQNGVLYLAGSSAFVSTIFVCLIPGRFIGGQSY